In the Candidatus Thermoplasmatota archaeon genome, one interval contains:
- a CDS encoding winged helix-turn-helix transcriptional regulator has translation MGTFRSVAAVAALLALAAPAAAALEGSDWTFESASPTGSAHSASTRDHAPSEVDVSSEELPGWEIVSSEREVELHDLRLEPARPHASSAGAAVDGTPMSARGSALPGEGAIPSRLDARPSIHTLARAWAGALAHWDDAADAAQGASHDPTDGANPFDQGRRCGSLVYVSGPPNKQDAPEAGLCAVSIPAGGLLRQGAESFVRVARSAIGAADAAARAAFEAASATWDVPSAAAHLSFDEATGGGVRFEAPAARAGVQAPTIAARLVAGSVTVALRSAGSAAQAAPSASLGVEAASDGLAAPAGIPGVGRAASAALDRPHADRAIARDPPSASPLKSSAGSLAESAAERAPVLPLVAAALAVLALLYHRLRGGELPAQATRRAILAEVASRQGLTERGLARAVGVHPTTARYHLRRLVADRLLVARKASKTIHFFLPGHATEGAATREAALASPAARAIVEAARAQPGLGVRDVVLAVALDRTTVHHHVARLAAAGVLRIERGGRALRLHAA, from the coding sequence ATGGGGACCTTCCGCAGCGTCGCCGCCGTCGCCGCGCTGCTTGCGCTTGCCGCGCCCGCGGCCGCAGCGCTCGAGGGCTCCGACTGGACCTTCGAGTCGGCAAGCCCCACGGGATCGGCCCACTCCGCCTCCACGCGCGACCACGCGCCCTCCGAGGTCGACGTCTCCTCGGAGGAGCTGCCGGGATGGGAGATTGTCTCCTCCGAGCGCGAAGTCGAACTGCACGATCTCCGCCTCGAACCCGCGCGGCCCCACGCGTCGTCCGCCGGAGCGGCCGTCGACGGCACGCCGATGTCCGCCCGCGGATCGGCCCTCCCCGGCGAAGGCGCGATCCCGTCGAGGCTCGACGCGCGGCCGTCCATCCACACGCTCGCCCGCGCGTGGGCCGGCGCCCTTGCGCACTGGGACGACGCGGCCGACGCGGCGCAAGGCGCATCGCACGACCCGACCGACGGCGCAAACCCGTTCGACCAAGGTCGGCGCTGCGGGAGCTTGGTCTACGTTTCGGGCCCCCCGAACAAGCAGGACGCGCCCGAGGCAGGCTTGTGCGCCGTTTCGATCCCCGCAGGCGGGCTCCTGCGCCAAGGCGCCGAATCGTTCGTCCGCGTCGCCCGCTCGGCAATCGGCGCAGCCGACGCGGCTGCCCGAGCGGCCTTCGAGGCGGCCTCCGCCACGTGGGACGTGCCGTCTGCGGCAGCGCACCTCTCGTTCGACGAAGCCACCGGCGGAGGCGTTCGCTTCGAGGCGCCCGCGGCGCGCGCCGGAGTCCAGGCGCCGACGATCGCAGCGCGGCTGGTCGCCGGCTCCGTCACGGTTGCCTTGCGTTCCGCCGGATCGGCGGCGCAAGCGGCCCCGTCGGCCTCGCTTGGCGTGGAGGCAGCCTCCGACGGGCTCGCCGCGCCGGCGGGGATTCCCGGCGTGGGCCGCGCGGCCTCGGCCGCGCTGGATCGGCCGCACGCGGACCGCGCCATCGCTCGCGATCCACCGAGCGCAAGCCCCCTCAAGTCCTCGGCGGGATCCCTCGCAGAGTCGGCCGCCGAGCGCGCGCCCGTCCTTCCCCTCGTGGCCGCCGCCCTTGCCGTGCTTGCGCTTCTGTACCACCGCCTGCGCGGCGGGGAGCTTCCGGCGCAAGCCACGCGGCGCGCCATCCTCGCCGAAGTCGCTTCGAGGCAAGGTCTCACCGAGCGCGGGCTTGCGCGCGCGGTGGGCGTCCATCCGACGACGGCCCGCTACCACCTGCGCAGGCTCGTGGCGGACCGGCTGCTCGTGGCCCGCAAGGCGTCGAAGACCATCCACTTCTTCCTGCCCGGCCACGCAACGGAAGGCGCGGCGACCCGCGAGGCGGCGCTTGCCTCGCCCGCGGCGCGGGCCATCGTGGAGGCGGCGCGGGCGCAACCGGGCCTTGGCGTGCGCGACGTCGTCCTTGCCGTTGCCCTGGACCGCACGACGGTCCACCACCACGTTGCGCGCCTGGCGGCCGCAGGCGTTCTTCGGATCGAGCGCGGCGGCCGCGCGCTGCGGCTCCACGCCGCTTGA
- a CDS encoding AAA family ATPase — protein sequence MGEKRRDDKKAVGRIAEVLGKSLGDSKMTSVEDEDALAERVEAALSEREERTRKLERQLSTLHEEVGELQAIVKAYEEKFNQIKEPPLLHGYILRVTGLDLGPREVSVANGNQILKVNTGNKEKPELKQGQYVWLHPKTFAIIEASKQFEQGVVAKVVDVMNGKLVVTLGDGFEKKVVEMNPEFLDEVKIGYEVSLLPPTMEILEVRPSNEIRDLFLGEKPNLRYHQIGGLEEVIERIRDVVELPYKEPELFAKIHLKPPKGVLLYGPPGCGKTLIGKAVATENNFTFFNIKVADILSKWVGESENMIKAIFRKARENAPSIIFFDEFDALGTTRGQQDSAGVQKNIIAQILSEMDGIETLKDVYILGATNRPDMIDPALLRPGRFDEVIEIPRPNREAAKKILDIYLTDDLPLQKEYVDQHGGDKKAALQALKERLLSELFDDNKWVEFKLDAEAKEAVKTIKRKDIVSGALLESIVTTGKKNYVKRCLAFPQKDPRREPLGLLPEDLVKAVEEESKEHALVESSVYAKRQRERAQFRPEGVEVM from the coding sequence GTGGGCGAAAAGCGCCGCGACGACAAGAAGGCCGTGGGCCGCATCGCCGAGGTTCTGGGCAAGAGCCTCGGGGACTCCAAGATGACCTCCGTCGAGGACGAGGACGCGCTGGCCGAGCGCGTGGAGGCGGCCCTCTCGGAGCGGGAGGAGCGGACCCGCAAGCTGGAGCGTCAGCTTTCGACGCTGCACGAGGAGGTCGGCGAGCTCCAGGCGATCGTGAAAGCGTACGAGGAGAAGTTCAACCAGATCAAGGAGCCGCCGCTTCTGCACGGCTACATCCTGCGCGTGACGGGCCTGGACCTTGGCCCCCGCGAGGTCTCCGTCGCAAACGGCAACCAGATCCTCAAGGTCAACACCGGCAACAAGGAGAAGCCGGAGCTCAAGCAGGGCCAGTACGTCTGGCTGCACCCCAAGACCTTCGCCATCATCGAAGCCTCCAAGCAGTTCGAGCAGGGCGTCGTCGCCAAGGTCGTCGACGTCATGAACGGCAAGCTCGTCGTGACGCTTGGCGACGGCTTCGAGAAGAAGGTCGTCGAGATGAACCCCGAGTTCCTCGACGAGGTCAAGATCGGCTACGAGGTCTCGCTCCTGCCCCCCACGATGGAGATCCTGGAGGTGCGGCCGAGCAACGAGATCCGCGACCTCTTCCTCGGCGAGAAGCCCAACCTGCGCTACCACCAGATCGGCGGCCTCGAGGAGGTCATCGAGCGCATCCGCGACGTGGTCGAGCTTCCCTACAAGGAGCCGGAGCTCTTCGCGAAGATCCACCTGAAGCCGCCCAAGGGCGTGCTCCTCTACGGCCCGCCCGGCTGCGGCAAGACGCTCATCGGAAAGGCCGTCGCCACGGAGAACAATTTCACGTTCTTCAACATCAAGGTCGCCGACATCCTCTCGAAGTGGGTCGGCGAGTCCGAGAACATGATCAAGGCAATCTTCCGCAAGGCGCGGGAGAACGCGCCCTCGATCATCTTCTTCGACGAGTTCGACGCGCTCGGCACGACTCGCGGACAGCAGGACTCGGCGGGCGTGCAGAAGAACATCATCGCCCAGATCCTCTCCGAGATGGACGGCATCGAGACGCTGAAGGACGTGTACATCCTCGGCGCCACGAACCGCCCGGACATGATCGACCCCGCGCTCCTGCGCCCCGGGCGCTTCGACGAGGTCATCGAGATCCCGCGGCCCAACCGCGAGGCGGCCAAGAAGATCCTCGACATCTACCTCACCGACGACCTGCCGCTGCAGAAGGAGTACGTGGACCAGCACGGCGGCGACAAGAAGGCGGCGCTCCAGGCGCTCAAGGAACGTCTCCTGTCCGAGCTCTTCGACGACAACAAGTGGGTCGAGTTCAAGCTCGACGCCGAGGCCAAGGAAGCGGTGAAGACGATCAAGCGCAAGGACATCGTCTCCGGCGCGCTTCTCGAATCCATCGTCACGACGGGCAAGAAGAACTACGTGAAGCGCTGCCTCGCCTTCCCGCAGAAGGACCCCCGCCGCGAGCCGCTCGGGCTGCTGCCCGAGGACCTGGTGAAAGCGGTCGAGGAAGAGAGCAAGGAGCACGCGCTCGTCGAATCGAGCGTCTACGCGAAGCGGCAACGCGAACGGGCGCAGTTCCGGCCCGAAGGCGTAGAAGTGATGTGA